A window of Xiphophorus hellerii strain 12219 chromosome 7, Xiphophorus_hellerii-4.1, whole genome shotgun sequence contains these coding sequences:
- the LOC116723541 gene encoding ankyrin repeat and SOCS box protein 9-like encodes MSAGNKERQQNTACPGAAAVYFSNPLMSDVEADWSPIHDAAFNGSLLRLQTLIAQGICVNLNTLDQVSPLHGACLQGHTNCAKLLVENGANVNNTTVDGHTALTEACARGHVTCVSLLLQHGATPRGTSPSSSPIHSAAAKGHPGCIEALVQYRADVDQDIDSLGSPLHVACSNQQLSSVKKLLQLGADANKRTSGDSPLHIAARLSSPELVSALLDHGADRLLVNSEGKRPLDLVSPDSPVGRLLRETGAVSPLKQLCRLCIRKTVGKHRLGGIPDLHFPTKLIQYLLYQSEQRDAHKH; translated from the exons ATGTCTGCTGGAAACAAAGAGAGACAGCAAAACACAGCATGTCcaggagcagcagctgtttATTTCTCCAACCCTTTGATGAGTG ACGTTGAAGCCGACTGGTCTCCGATTCACGATGCAGCCTTCAATGGAAGCCTTCTGCGTCTGCAAACACTCATCGCTCAG GGAATATGTGTCAATCTAAACACACTGGACCAAGTCTCTCCCCTTCATGGAGCATGCCTGCAAGGCCACACAAACTGTGCCAAGCTTCTGGTGGAAAATGGAGCAAAT GTTAACAACACAACTGTGGACGGACACACTGCGTTAACAGAAGCTTGTGCCAGGGGCCATGTGACCTGCGTCTCTCTGCTTCTCCAGCATGGAGCGACCCCCCGGGGCACCAGCCCGTCCAGTTCTCCAATCCACTCGGCTGCAGCAAAGG GTCACCCTGGGTGCATTGAAGCGCTTGTTCAGTACAGAGCAGATGTGGATCAGGATATTGATTCATTAGGGTCTCCTCTTCATGTTGCGTGCTCCAATCAGCAACTGAGCTCAGTGAAGAAACTCCTTCAGCTCG GTGCCGATGCTAACAAGAGGACTTCTGGTGACTCCCCTCTGCACATCGCTGCACGTCTGTCCAGCCCTGAGTTGGTTTCTGCCCTCCTCGACCACGGAGCAGACCGGCTCCTGGTGAACTCAGAGGGCAAGCGGCCTCTGGACCTGGTTTCTCCTGACAGCCCAGTGGGGCGACTGCTAAGAGAGACAGGAG CAGTGTCTCCTTTAAAGCAGCTGTGCCGGCTATGCATCAGGAAAACTGTGGGGAAGCACAGGCTGGGTGGGATTCCTGACCTTCATTTCCCCACAAAGCTGATACAGTATCTGCTCtaccaatcagagcagagggATGCTCACAAACACTGA
- the mospd2 gene encoding motile sperm domain-containing protein 2 — protein sequence MAEHEPQQGDQDLEKKIVEIRQRFKNELLKDSTDKYDPRDVERIEQEDALVEAYLTWRMYVVDDTLKMIDESLLWRKEFGINDVSESTIPRWMFESGAVFLHGYDREGNKLFWFKVKLHMKDAKTVVDKKKYVAFWLEQYAKKEPGMPLTVVFDMTESGFSNIDMDFVKYVINCFKVYYPKFLSKMIIVEMPWIMNAAWKIVKSWLGPEAIAKLKFASKAEVHTYIGAEYLPPHLGGSDQFKYTYPPLPDDDFQTPLCENGPMASDDDAESKEGEMESRDTLESSFNSEIVAKPKKVNFLEESLRSEDGERDTNVRVKGVRKPLTTFKGLLLDVSPSEELSFGSSENEKKCLIILSNVTKNQVAFKVRTTAPEKYRVKPSSSSCEPGASVDIVVSLHGGSLASPQDRFLIMAAEMENAGSQELTQFWKEVQKNKIMEHRLRCHVLDSVKSAAVPHRDSLGEPSTNGQQELSTALMRVMACNSRLEQKMNSCLWVQKVLTGLVLVLLTLNLLCLYLLGTAQRLS from the exons ATGGCAGAGCATGAACCGCAGCAAGGAGACCAG GACCTTGAGAAGAAAATAGTGGAGATCAGGCAGAGATTCAAGAATGAGTTACTCAAAG ACTCAACAGATAAGTATGATCCCAGGGATGTGGAGAGGATTGAGCAGGAAGATGCTCTGGTGGAGGCCTACCTCACATGGAGAATGTATGTTGTTGATGACACCTTGAAGATGATAGATGAAAGTCTACTATGGAGAAAAGAGTTTGGGATAAATG ACGTGAGTGAGAGCACCATTCCCAGGTGGATGTTTGAGAGCGGTGCCGTCTTCCTCCATGGCTACGACAGAGAAGGCAACAAACTCT TCTGGTTTAAGGTGAAGCTGCACATGAAGGATGCAAAAACAGTCGTGGACAAGAAGAAGTACGTCGCCTTCTGGCTGGAGCAGTATGCAAAGAAGGAGCCCGGGATGCCTCTCACCGTAGTGTTTGATATGACGGAGTCTGGCTTTAGCAATATT gaCATGGACTTTGTAAAGTATGTCATCAATTGCTTCAAAGTATACTATCCAAAGTTTTTAT ctaAAATGATCATAGTGGAAATGCCTTGGATCATGAACG CTGCATGGAAGATTGTGAAGTCCTGGTTGGGTCCAGAAGCCATCGCAAAGCTGAAGTTTGCAAGCAAAGCTGAGGTTCACACATATATTGGTGCAGAATACCTGCCGCCTCACCTGGGTGGATCG GACCAGTTCAAGTACACATACCCGCCTCTTCCAGACGATGACTTCCAAACCCCGCTGTGTGAGAACGGGCCGATGGCCAGCGATGATGACGCCGAGAGCAAAGAGGGTGAAATGGAGAGCAGAGACACCCTCGAGTCCAGCTTCAACTCCGAGATCGTGGCAAAGCCTAAAAAG GTGAATTTTCTAGAAGAAAGCTTGAGGTCAGAGGATGGTGAAAGAGACACAAACGTGAGAGTGAAAGGAGTCAGGAAGCCACTCACCACCTTCAAAGGTCTTCTGCTAGATGTTAG TCCTTCTGAGGAGCTCAGCTTTGGTTCCAGTGAGAACGAGAAGAAATGCCTTATTATTCTGAGCAATGTCACCAAAAATCAGGTGGCTTTTAAG GTTCGTACCACGGCGCCCGAGAAGTACCGAGTGaagcccagcagcagcagctgtgaaCCAGGGGCCTCGGTGGACATAGTGGTGTCCTTGCATGGAG GTTCCCTTGCCTCTCCACAAGACCGATTTTTGATCATGGCTGCAGAAATGGAAAATGCTGGATCACAGGAACTCACTCAGTTCTGGAAGGAAGTCCAAAAAAACAAGATCATGGAGCACCG ATTGCGTTGTCATGTTCTGGACAGTGTTAAGTCAGCAGCCGTCCCTCATAGGGACAGCCTGGGGGAGCCATCGACCAATGGGCAGCAGGAGTTAAGCACGGCG cttaTGCGAGTGATGGCCTGCAACTCTCGACTGGAGCAGAAAATGAACTCATGTCTGTGGGTGCAGAAGGTTCTCACTGGGCTGGTGCTGGTCCTGCTAACGCTGAACCTGCTGTGTCTCTACCTGCTGGGTACGGCTCAGCGACTGAGCTGA